In one Geotoga petraea genomic region, the following are encoded:
- a CDS encoding 4Fe-4S dicluster domain-containing protein, which produces MEHKFLVEVDQERCKGCSLCIDACPTNVLGFSKGFNAKGYHPAEVQALDDCIGCGFCYQMCPDVCIEVKALAKQ; this is translated from the coding sequence ATGGAGCATAAATTTCTCGTTGAAGTTGACCAAGAAAGATGTAAGGGTTGTAGTTTGTGTATAGATGCTTGTCCAACAAATGTTCTTGGTTTTTCAAAAGGGTTTAACGCTAAAGGTTACCATCCGGCTGAAGTACAAGCACTGGATGATTGTATAGGATGTGGATTTTGTTATCAAATGTGTCCTGATGTTTGTATAGAAGTAAAAGCTTTAGCTAAACAATAA
- the csrA gene encoding carbon storage regulator CsrA — protein MLILSRKIGEDIVIKMDNKTIKIKLLENQMGHIKLGFDAPKEIKIYRGELYEEIAKENKSSINSSFDLVKEFKNAFSRGDKD, from the coding sequence TTGCTTATTTTATCAAGAAAAATTGGAGAAGATATTGTCATAAAAATGGATAATAAAACTATAAAAATTAAGTTATTAGAAAATCAAATGGGACATATTAAATTAGGATTTGATGCACCAAAAGAAATTAAAATTTATAGAGGCGAACTTTACGAAGAAATTGCTAAAGAGAATAAATCGTCTATAAATTCATCTTTCGATTTAGTTAAAGAGTTCAAAAACGCTTTTTCAAGAGGTGACAAGGATTGA
- a CDS encoding bifunctional enoyl-CoA hydratase/phosphate acetyltransferase: protein MIKKLRELIDLASKFERKRKVAVAVAEDEVVLQALNEAVDLNVCEAVLFGNKDKIRSLLKEMKINENKFEIRGYENKKETIKAAIKSVSDGETDLPMKGKITTGELLSVYLKEEYGLRQKGTMNLVSVFEIPTYPKPIIMTDGGMVIAPTLEQKVDSINNAVSISHKLGQGNPKVAVVGALEKVNPKMPATLDAAVLAQMNRRNQIKGCIVDGPFAMDNAISKEAAEHKGIVSEVAGDADILIMPDIEAGNIFYKSMVFLGNAKIASTILGGKKPVVLTSRADSNEAKLLSIALSVVMS from the coding sequence ATGATAAAAAAACTTAGAGAACTCATTGATTTAGCTTCAAAATTTGAAAGAAAAAGAAAGGTTGCAGTTGCAGTTGCTGAAGATGAAGTGGTACTTCAAGCACTCAATGAAGCTGTGGATCTTAATGTTTGTGAAGCAGTACTTTTTGGTAATAAGGACAAAATCAGAAGCCTTTTGAAAGAAATGAAAATAAATGAAAATAAATTTGAAATCAGAGGATATGAAAATAAAAAAGAAACTATAAAAGCAGCTATAAAATCGGTATCAGACGGTGAAACTGATCTTCCTATGAAAGGTAAGATAACAACTGGAGAATTACTTTCAGTTTATCTTAAAGAGGAATATGGGTTAAGACAAAAAGGAACTATGAATTTGGTTAGTGTTTTTGAAATCCCAACTTATCCTAAACCAATTATTATGACAGATGGAGGAATGGTTATAGCTCCCACATTAGAACAAAAAGTTGATTCTATAAATAACGCCGTAAGCATTTCTCATAAATTAGGACAGGGAAATCCAAAAGTAGCTGTAGTAGGAGCTCTTGAAAAAGTCAACCCAAAAATGCCAGCAACCTTAGATGCTGCTGTTTTAGCTCAAATGAATAGAAGAAATCAAATAAAAGGTTGTATAGTTGATGGACCTTTTGCTATGGATAATGCTATTTCAAAAGAAGCAGCTGAACATAAAGGTATAGTTAGCGAAGTAGCAGGAGATGCCGATATACTTATCATGCCAGATATTGAAGCGGGGAATATCTTTTATAAATCTATGGTTTTTTTAGGTAATGCTAAAATTGCCAGCACTATTCTTGGAGGTAAAAAACCTGTCGTTTTAACTTCCAGGGCAGATTCTAATGAAGCAAAATTATTGTCTATAGCCTTATCAGTGGTTATGTCATGA
- the flgL gene encoding flagellar hook-associated protein FlgL — MRVTSNLMNTQALNDIQNVLRRYGKLNEQLTTGKKVRYPSDNATVAARVSDLDSRIREVQRYKSNISLARSYTDMYDSSLQEMSSIYQRVKELSVRGANDSLSDEDRQAIVTEIDKINDHMKSLANSQVSGKYIYGGAESDKAPVDKNGEIQTSPKANIKKSVSVGGYKVDYGLTVYDVFTTNSGTSVFKHLDRMKDAIASGNNNAIDREMGAIEDIQRSALKGLAEVGGNDRLLELSESRMEDFEQFNTEFLSKESDADLAKVLTDLSMQQVVMQSALKTTAKIIPPTLVDFL; from the coding sequence ATGAGAGTAACCAGTAATTTAATGAATACTCAAGCACTAAACGATATTCAAAATGTTTTGAGAAGATATGGCAAATTAAACGAACAACTAACAACAGGGAAAAAAGTACGTTATCCTTCAGATAACGCTACTGTTGCTGCAAGAGTTTCAGACCTTGATTCGCGAATTAGAGAAGTTCAAAGATATAAATCAAACATTTCTCTTGCCAGAAGTTATACAGATATGTATGATTCTTCATTACAGGAAATGAGCTCTATCTATCAAAGAGTGAAAGAATTATCAGTTAGAGGAGCTAACGATAGTTTAAGCGATGAAGATAGACAAGCAATAGTTACCGAAATAGATAAAATAAACGATCATATGAAATCATTAGCTAATTCTCAAGTTAGTGGTAAATATATTTACGGTGGTGCAGAATCAGATAAAGCCCCTGTTGATAAAAATGGTGAAATACAAACATCTCCCAAGGCCAATATTAAAAAATCTGTCTCCGTTGGGGGATATAAAGTTGATTATGGATTAACTGTTTATGATGTTTTTACTACAAATTCTGGGACGTCAGTATTTAAGCACTTAGACAGGATGAAAGACGCTATAGCAAGTGGAAACAACAACGCAATTGATAGAGAAATGGGAGCAATTGAGGATATTCAAAGATCAGCTTTAAAAGGTTTAGCTGAAGTAGGTGGAAATGACAGATTATTAGAATTGTCAGAAAGCAGAATGGAAGATTTTGAACAATTTAACACAGAATTTTTATCAAAAGAATCTGATGCGGATCTAGCAAAAGTATTAACTGATTTATCAATGCAACAAGTTGTTATGCAAAGCGCTTTGAAAACTACAGCTAAAATCATACCGCCAACACTTGTAGACTTTTTATAA
- the buk gene encoding butyrate kinase, which yields MFKILVINPGSTSSKIAIYDDDQEILNETVRHSSEEIGRFHDIPSQYEFRKKVIEEFLNKSGYPLSSFSAIIGRGGLLRPISGGIYSVNENMIKDLKSSKYGEHASNLGGLIAYELAKSVDIEAFIADPVVVDEMMDIARISGHPDIERKSIFHALNQKSIAMQLAEKLNKDYKDLNLIIVHMGGGISVGAHKKGRVVDVNNALDGDGPFTPERSGTLPLTGFMKLCYSGEYELTEVKKMLKGKGGLVSYLGTNDAQEVQKMIEAGDKKAETIYKAMAFKISKWIGKMSTVLNFEVDAIALTGGVAYDQIYMDKWIKERVEFIAPVYIFPGGDEERALAMSAYRALKGEQEIKSY from the coding sequence ATGTTTAAAATTTTAGTTATAAATCCAGGTTCAACGTCTTCAAAAATTGCTATTTATGATGATGATCAAGAAATATTAAATGAAACAGTGAGGCATTCAAGTGAGGAAATAGGCAGATTCCATGACATACCAAGTCAATACGAATTCAGAAAAAAAGTTATTGAGGAATTTTTAAATAAATCGGGTTACCCTTTAAGTAGTTTTTCCGCAATTATTGGCAGAGGAGGGCTTTTGAGGCCTATATCAGGTGGAATATATTCGGTAAACGAAAATATGATTAAAGACTTGAAGTCTTCAAAATATGGAGAACATGCCTCTAATTTAGGTGGATTAATAGCTTATGAATTGGCAAAAAGTGTTGATATAGAAGCTTTTATTGCTGATCCTGTTGTTGTGGATGAGATGATGGATATAGCAAGGATCTCTGGGCACCCCGATATTGAAAGAAAATCTATATTTCATGCTTTGAATCAAAAATCAATAGCAATGCAATTAGCTGAAAAGCTGAACAAAGATTATAAAGATTTGAATTTGATAATTGTTCATATGGGTGGAGGTATATCTGTTGGAGCCCATAAAAAAGGGAGAGTTGTTGATGTCAACAACGCTTTAGATGGAGATGGCCCTTTTACCCCAGAAAGATCCGGAACTTTGCCTTTAACAGGATTTATGAAATTATGTTATTCTGGGGAGTATGAATTAACAGAAGTTAAAAAAATGCTGAAAGGCAAAGGGGGTCTTGTTTCATATTTAGGTACTAATGATGCCCAAGAAGTTCAAAAAATGATAGAAGCTGGAGACAAAAAAGCAGAAACTATTTACAAAGCTATGGCTTTTAAAATATCAAAATGGATTGGTAAAATGTCTACGGTTCTTAACTTTGAAGTTGATGCTATAGCTTTAACTGGTGGAGTTGCTTATGATCAAATATATATGGATAAATGGATAAAAGAAAGAGTTGAGTTTATAGCACCAGTTTACATCTTCCCTGGAGGAGATGAAGAAAGAGCTCTTGCCATGTCAGCTTATAGAGCGTTAAAAGGTGAGCAAGAGATTAAATCATACTGA
- a CDS encoding cobalamin biosynthesis protein CobQ codes for MINKHKVNVFIGMFGSGKTEISINTALKLKSEFENVAIGDIDTISPYFRTRDEIDYLTNQGIKVITPPREYMHADVPIIPPAVGGYIQNPDFKMVLDVGGNDDGAIVLGSLNNFIKMVDSAVYFVVNTYRPFTDEKNKIIGHIERLSAKARLNIDYLVSNSNVMEDTNEEHIQRGESILGEVSKELNIPIAFTVVEEWEENINTKYQKFTIKRFMKKTWDL; via the coding sequence ATGATCAATAAACATAAAGTTAATGTATTCATTGGAATGTTTGGTTCTGGTAAAACTGAAATTTCAATAAATACAGCATTAAAGCTTAAAAGTGAATTTGAAAATGTTGCTATAGGTGATATAGATACTATAAGCCCTTATTTCAGGACAAGAGATGAAATAGATTATTTAACAAATCAAGGAATAAAAGTTATTACTCCACCAAGAGAATATATGCATGCAGATGTTCCAATAATTCCACCAGCAGTTGGAGGATATATACAAAACCCTGATTTTAAAATGGTTTTAGATGTTGGAGGAAATGATGATGGAGCAATTGTTCTTGGGTCATTGAATAATTTTATAAAAATGGTTGATTCAGCAGTGTATTTTGTTGTTAATACCTATAGACCTTTCACAGATGAAAAAAATAAAATAATAGGACATATTGAAAGATTATCGGCCAAAGCAAGATTAAACATCGACTATTTAGTATCTAATTCAAATGTAATGGAAGATACAAATGAGGAACATATTCAAAGAGGTGAAAGTATATTGGGAGAAGTTTCCAAAGAGTTGAATATTCCAATAGCTTTTACTGTTGTAGAAGAATGGGAAGAAAATATAAATACAAAATATCAAAAATTTACAATAAAAAGGTTTATGAAAAAAACATGGGACCTATAA
- the fliW gene encoding flagellar assembly protein FliW produces MAKYETKIGEINIDNDKVLKFEFGLPGFDDLTKFSLITPEETKPIMWLVSLEDKEVAFPVIHPEMIRYDYHIDVPSDIVDYLQIEKSDQAITLSILSIPEDQSKITANLVAPIIISTINNKGIQYMVESEEYSTRHYIKDEMKRNEKLLKDKEGD; encoded by the coding sequence ATGGCAAAATATGAAACAAAAATTGGTGAAATAAACATAGATAACGACAAAGTTTTGAAATTTGAATTTGGACTACCTGGGTTTGATGATTTGACTAAATTTTCTCTTATAACTCCAGAGGAAACAAAACCTATAATGTGGTTAGTTTCTTTAGAAGATAAAGAAGTCGCTTTCCCTGTAATACATCCAGAAATGATTAGATATGATTATCATATTGATGTTCCTTCAGACATTGTAGATTACCTACAAATAGAAAAAAGTGATCAAGCTATCACCTTGTCTATTTTGTCAATACCAGAAGATCAGTCAAAAATAACAGCCAATTTAGTGGCGCCTATAATTATTTCTACTATAAACAATAAAGGAATACAATATATGGTTGAATCGGAAGAATATTCAACAAGACATTATATAAAAGATGAAATGAAAAGAAATGAAAAGCTATTAAAAGATAAAGAAGGCGATTGA
- a CDS encoding 2-oxoacid:acceptor oxidoreductase family protein — MSMHNSIIAGFGGQGVMLFGQILSYSAMIDSKYTTWLPSYGPEMRGGTANCTVVVSDEYIASPVVDKPNEVVAFNIPSMTKFEQEMEEGGLLIINSSVIDREPKRTDIKTIKVPANEMADKLGNTKIQNMIMLGAYLGATNAVSLDAVKKALEKKLTGKKAALIDINMKAIKEGMSIATK, encoded by the coding sequence ATGAGTATGCATAATTCAATAATTGCAGGGTTTGGTGGTCAAGGTGTAATGCTTTTTGGTCAGATATTGTCTTATTCAGCAATGATTGATTCCAAATATACAACATGGTTACCTTCATATGGTCCAGAGATGAGGGGTGGAACTGCTAATTGTACGGTTGTTGTTTCTGATGAGTATATAGCTTCACCAGTTGTAGATAAACCAAACGAAGTTGTCGCATTCAACATCCCTTCTATGACTAAATTTGAACAAGAAATGGAAGAAGGAGGGCTTTTGATTATAAACTCATCGGTTATTGACAGAGAGCCAAAAAGAACTGATATCAAAACAATAAAAGTACCTGCAAACGAAATGGCTGATAAATTGGGAAATACCAAGATTCAAAACATGATTATGTTGGGGGCTTATTTGGGAGCAACTAATGCAGTTTCTTTAGATGCGGTAAAAAAAGCATTAGAAAAGAAATTAACAGGTAAAAAAGCAGCACTAATTGATATAAATATGAAAGCTATTAAAGAAGGAATGTCAATAGCTACAAAATAA
- a CDS encoding thiamine pyrophosphate-dependent enzyme, whose product MAYIDRFKGPHALSGKEFTYCPGCHHGIVHRLVAEVIDELGIEGKTMMVAPVGCAVFSYEFFNVDGTVAAHGRAPAVATGMKRATPEKTVFTYQGDGDLAAIGTAEIVHAANRGEKITTIFINNAIYGMTGGQMAPTSLLGMKTTTSPYGRRADREGHPIHVSEVLKELDGVAYLSRTKVNTPQDVIKTKKAIKKAFLAQEKGIGFGIVEVLSTCPTNWGLTPVESNKWLEENMTKEYPLGVFVDKVGDGK is encoded by the coding sequence ATGGCTTATATAGATAGATTTAAAGGCCCTCATGCATTAAGTGGTAAAGAATTCACTTATTGCCCAGGTTGTCATCACGGAATTGTACATAGACTTGTGGCAGAAGTTATAGATGAATTGGGTATAGAGGGTAAAACAATGATGGTAGCACCAGTTGGCTGTGCAGTGTTTTCTTATGAATTTTTTAATGTAGACGGAACTGTTGCTGCCCACGGAAGGGCTCCAGCTGTAGCTACTGGAATGAAAAGAGCAACTCCAGAAAAAACAGTGTTTACATACCAAGGTGATGGAGATTTAGCAGCTATAGGTACTGCAGAAATAGTTCATGCTGCAAATAGAGGAGAAAAAATTACAACAATATTTATAAATAATGCAATTTATGGAATGACAGGTGGTCAAATGGCACCTACAAGTTTATTAGGTATGAAAACAACCACGTCGCCATATGGAAGAAGGGCTGATCGAGAAGGACATCCCATTCATGTATCAGAAGTTTTAAAAGAATTAGATGGTGTAGCATATCTTTCAAGAACAAAAGTAAACACTCCGCAAGATGTAATAAAAACTAAAAAGGCGATAAAAAAAGCTTTTTTAGCTCAAGAAAAAGGCATTGGTTTCGGAATAGTAGAAGTTCTTTCAACATGTCCAACAAATTGGGGATTAACCCCTGTGGAATCTAACAAATGGTTAGAAGAAAACATGACCAAAGAATATCCTTTAGGTGTTTTTGTAGATAAAGTTGGTGATGGCAAATGA
- the flgK gene encoding flagellar hook-associated protein FlgK, producing the protein MPGMSLYGLLNTGLLGVYTAKSAMSVVGHNIANANTPGFSRQRPEIVSTPSLPMNTLTQTSAPMQFGTGSKIEDIKRVRDQFLDIQYRQTNNRVSYWDNIYGNMHYVEQLFGEPGETGIRNLFDNLWGAMQELSSDPTNEGAKGQIVSRADELANTLKDLDFRLSQLQEDFNTEIGNRVVEINNYFKRITDLNGKIRSIKVSGSSPNDLLDERDRILDQLSELADIHVNHYSSGDISIRIGDRTLLNGNTYQELKAYTVPGTKGFYNIFANNNPVKFNDGKMAALFELRDSIVPQYRGKIDEFAITLADTMNLVHEEGFDGSGSITGAQFFKDIGTNKETEMSRLYRIASTFRTHLNNPEVNLLSSNRKFNAGSLSDIQLLRDATLVAIDSSNTPPANSVNISSALAGNGLDEFNTNFTENLFSYNTSEDLLTFENSGGNPLSEKMIIDVDKSFLNDYGFNTKSVSAYRIEQSDIESGIVNFNIDGSNITINLDGSSADNFVSSINNAPSNNFIRAFRHDGAVYISATERVENGDISNIVFDDPDGAFSSMNIQEKEVDVLDFSNPPMRNIYGGDPQLEINGIGIDINLDTDTIDDVVNKINSSNTGVSAFITPNGRFVLKGSQSIDMDLRNSTIKGSVGFFNALGITNNTTDPANTKMTLVSPDMNLDSINSTLKNADILKLDPEIGIVNKLSVVDGIRNNPSNIAIDLGRFDYTTGEFEFTGPNNPSVWEELANIKDTPLLNDGKDGFNGFLSNLIAEMGIRGETANKMHLNSKALNDQIDIERERVKGVSIDEEMSNMIKYQQAFNASARVVTAVDEMLNKVVNSLGIVGR; encoded by the coding sequence ATGCCAGGAATGTCATTATACGGATTACTGAACACAGGATTATTAGGAGTTTATACAGCAAAATCTGCGATGAGTGTTGTTGGACACAACATTGCAAATGCTAACACACCAGGATTTTCCAGGCAAAGGCCTGAAATTGTATCAACTCCATCTTTACCAATGAATACGCTTACCCAGACTTCAGCTCCAATGCAGTTTGGGACTGGTTCTAAAATAGAAGACATTAAAAGAGTTAGAGATCAATTTCTTGATATACAGTATAGGCAAACCAACAACAGAGTTTCTTACTGGGACAACATATATGGAAATATGCATTACGTAGAACAATTATTTGGTGAACCTGGTGAAACTGGAATAAGAAATCTTTTTGACAATCTTTGGGGAGCCATGCAAGAACTAAGCTCAGATCCAACAAACGAAGGAGCGAAAGGTCAAATTGTTTCAAGGGCTGATGAGTTAGCCAATACTTTAAAAGATTTGGATTTTAGACTTTCACAGCTTCAAGAAGACTTCAATACAGAAATAGGAAATAGAGTTGTTGAAATAAATAACTACTTTAAAAGAATTACTGATTTAAATGGGAAAATTAGGTCCATAAAAGTTTCTGGATCTTCTCCAAACGATTTGTTAGATGAAAGAGACAGAATTTTAGATCAATTATCTGAATTAGCTGACATTCATGTTAACCATTATTCATCTGGAGATATTTCTATAAGAATAGGCGATAGAACTTTATTAAACGGGAATACTTATCAAGAATTAAAAGCCTATACTGTCCCAGGTACAAAGGGTTTTTATAATATATTCGCTAACAACAATCCAGTGAAATTCAATGATGGGAAAATGGCTGCACTTTTTGAACTAAGAGATTCTATAGTTCCTCAATACCGGGGTAAAATAGATGAATTTGCAATAACATTAGCTGACACAATGAACCTTGTGCATGAAGAAGGTTTTGACGGTTCTGGCAGCATAACTGGAGCTCAATTTTTCAAAGATATAGGAACAAACAAAGAAACGGAAATGTCGAGGCTTTACAGAATAGCATCTACTTTTAGAACACATTTGAACAACCCAGAAGTTAATTTGTTATCAAGTAATAGAAAATTCAATGCTGGTAGTTTATCAGATATACAATTATTAAGAGATGCTACTTTAGTGGCAATAGATAGTTCGAACACCCCTCCAGCTAATAGCGTAAATATATCCAGTGCTTTAGCTGGAAATGGGTTAGACGAATTTAATACAAATTTTACAGAAAATCTTTTTTCTTATAATACAAGTGAAGACTTATTAACTTTTGAAAACAGTGGTGGAAATCCTTTATCAGAAAAAATGATTATAGATGTTGACAAAAGTTTTTTGAACGATTATGGTTTTAACACGAAATCTGTTAGTGCTTACAGAATTGAACAAAGTGACATAGAATCAGGAATTGTTAATTTTAATATAGATGGTTCTAATATAACTATAAATTTAGACGGTTCAAGTGCCGATAATTTTGTATCGTCAATTAATAATGCTCCAAGTAATAATTTTATCAGAGCTTTTAGACATGATGGAGCAGTTTATATATCCGCAACTGAAAGAGTAGAAAATGGAGATATATCAAATATTGTTTTTGATGATCCAGATGGAGCTTTTTCTTCAATGAATATACAGGAAAAAGAAGTGGATGTTTTAGACTTTAGTAATCCTCCAATGAGAAATATATATGGTGGAGATCCACAACTGGAAATTAACGGAATAGGAATTGATATAAATTTAGATACTGACACTATTGATGATGTAGTAAACAAAATAAACTCTTCTAATACTGGTGTATCTGCTTTTATCACTCCAAATGGAAGATTCGTACTAAAAGGTAGCCAAAGTATTGATATGGATTTAAGGAACTCAACAATAAAAGGTTCTGTTGGTTTTTTTAACGCGTTAGGAATAACAAATAATACAACAGACCCAGCTAATACAAAAATGACTTTGGTATCTCCTGATATGAATTTAGATTCAATAAATTCAACATTAAAAAATGCTGATATTTTAAAACTAGATCCGGAAATAGGTATTGTTAACAAATTGAGTGTAGTTGATGGGATAAGAAATAATCCTTCAAACATTGCTATAGACTTGGGACGTTTTGATTATACTACCGGAGAATTTGAATTTACTGGCCCAAATAATCCTTCTGTATGGGAAGAATTGGCTAACATAAAAGACACTCCTTTATTGAATGATGGAAAAGATGGATTCAACGGTTTTTTATCCAATTTAATTGCAGAAATGGGTATTAGGGGAGAAACAGCGAATAAAATGCATCTAAATTCTAAGGCTTTGAATGATCAAATTGATATAGAAAGAGAAAGAGTAAAGGGCGTTTCAATAGACGAAGAAATGTCAAATATGATTAAATATCAACAAGCTTTTAATGCTTCTGCAAGAGTAGTCACTGCGGTAGATGAAATGTTGAACAAAGTTGTAAATAGCTTAGGAATAGTCGGAAGATAA
- the buk gene encoding butyrate kinase encodes MYKILTINPGSTSTKVALFEDNNMIASENLEHKAEQLKKYDDLIDQTEFRKKAVINFINKNGIEINDLHAIAARGGILPPLKSGTYRVNNEMVHYLKYDAEVEHASNLAAIIGFEMAKNNIPVFITDPVSVDEFIDEARISGNANLERYSHLHALNMKMVARRAADEIGKNYYDSNFIIVHLGGGISIGAQKKGRIIDVNNANDEGPFSPERSGELPMGDVAKIAFSGKYTYKELKKRYVGNGGLVAYLGTNDLRKAFEKSKKDERAKLVIEAMAYQISKEIGAMATVLKGEIDAIVITGGLANSERFVSMIKERISKLGLIMVYPGSYEMEALCQGALRVLNNFEKPLTWNKEVK; translated from the coding sequence ATGTATAAAATTCTTACAATAAATCCTGGCTCAACCTCAACAAAAGTTGCTTTATTTGAAGACAATAATATGATAGCTTCAGAAAATTTGGAGCATAAAGCAGAACAACTAAAAAAATATGATGATCTAATTGACCAAACTGAATTTAGAAAAAAAGCTGTTATTAATTTTATCAATAAAAATGGTATAGAAATAAATGATTTACATGCAATAGCTGCAAGAGGTGGTATCTTACCACCTCTTAAAAGTGGTACTTATAGAGTTAACAATGAGATGGTCCATTATTTAAAATATGACGCTGAAGTTGAACATGCTTCAAATTTAGCTGCCATTATTGGTTTTGAAATGGCGAAGAACAATATCCCTGTTTTTATAACTGATCCTGTTTCTGTAGATGAATTTATAGATGAAGCTAGAATTTCTGGAAATGCTAATTTGGAAAGATACAGTCACCTTCATGCTCTTAATATGAAAATGGTGGCAAGAAGGGCTGCGGACGAAATTGGCAAAAATTATTATGACTCCAATTTTATTATTGTACATCTTGGAGGGGGTATATCTATTGGAGCCCAAAAAAAAGGTAGAATAATAGATGTAAATAATGCTAACGACGAAGGTCCATTTAGCCCTGAAAGAAGTGGAGAACTTCCTATGGGGGATGTTGCTAAAATTGCATTTTCAGGGAAATATACATATAAAGAGTTAAAGAAAAGGTATGTTGGAAACGGGGGACTAGTAGCTTATTTGGGAACAAATGACTTGAGAAAAGCCTTTGAGAAATCTAAAAAAGATGAAAGGGCTAAACTTGTTATTGAAGCAATGGCCTATCAAATTTCAAAAGAGATAGGGGCTATGGCAACAGTATTAAAAGGTGAAATAGATGCGATAGTTATAACAGGGGGTTTAGCTAATTCAGAAAGATTTGTTTCGATGATTAAAGAAAGAATTTCAAAGTTGGGATTGATTATGGTTTATCCTGGTTCTTATGAAATGGAAGCTTTATGTCAAGGTGCTTTAAGAGTGCTAAACAATTTCGAAAAACCGTTAACCTGGAATAAAGAGGTGAAGTGA
- a CDS encoding 3-methyl-2-oxobutanoate dehydrogenase subunit VorB produces MAEKVMVKGTEAIAEAALRAGCRLYYGYPITPQSELTEYMARRMPEIDGTFLQAESEVAAVNMIYGAACTGKRVMTSTSSPGFSLMQEGISYIAGAELPSVFVNVVRGGPGLGDIQPAQGDYFQATKGGGHGDYKLIVYGPESLQEAVELTGKSFDVADKYRTPVLILADGMLGQMMEPVSFPDFVDEKELPDHSDWAMTGTKMERDAHRVTSFNIDPYGLEEMNKRYQARYKEIIKNEKMYEEYMLEDADVVIVAYGTIGRIAKSVAKMAREKGVKAGVFRPITLWPFPYEELAKYNDQAKLFFTVEMSAGQMIEDVKLSVNGKKPVGFYGRMGGVVPTPGEIFAKLMELV; encoded by the coding sequence ATGGCTGAAAAAGTAATGGTAAAGGGTACAGAAGCGATAGCTGAAGCTGCTCTTAGAGCAGGATGTAGATTATATTATGGTTACCCTATAACACCACAAAGTGAACTAACTGAATATATGGCAAGAAGAATGCCAGAAATTGACGGAACTTTTTTACAAGCAGAAAGTGAAGTAGCGGCAGTCAACATGATTTATGGTGCAGCGTGTACTGGAAAAAGAGTAATGACATCAACTTCTTCACCAGGTTTCTCTCTTATGCAAGAAGGAATATCTTATATTGCTGGAGCCGAACTTCCTTCAGTTTTTGTAAATGTTGTAAGAGGTGGACCTGGTCTTGGAGATATTCAACCAGCTCAAGGTGACTATTTTCAAGCAACAAAAGGAGGAGGACACGGAGACTATAAATTAATAGTTTATGGGCCAGAATCACTTCAAGAAGCAGTGGAATTAACAGGTAAATCCTTTGATGTAGCGGATAAATACAGAACACCTGTTCTCATCTTGGCAGATGGTATGTTAGGCCAAATGATGGAACCAGTAAGCTTTCCGGATTTTGTTGATGAAAAAGAATTACCTGATCATTCAGATTGGGCTATGACTGGTACAAAAATGGAAAGAGATGCTCATAGAGTTACTTCTTTTAATATAGACCCTTATGGTTTAGAAGAAATGAATAAAAGGTATCAGGCTAGATATAAAGAAATAATAAAAAACGAAAAGATGTATGAAGAATATATGTTAGAAGATGCAGATGTAGTTATTGTAGCTTATGGAACAATTGGAAGAATTGCAAAATCTGTTGCTAAGATGGCAAGAGAAAAAGGAGTAAAAGCTGGCGTATTTAGACCAATTACTCTATGGCCATTCCCTTATGAAGAATTGGCAAAATACAATGATCAGGCAAAATTGTTCTTCACTGTGGAAATGTCAGCAGGGCAAATGATTGAAGACGTTAAATTAAGTGTGAATGGTAAGAAACCTGTTGGATTTTATGGAAGAATGGGTGGAGTTGTACCAACACCAGGTGAAATTTTTGCTAAATTAATGGAATTAGTATAA